A stretch of Hemitrygon akajei unplaced genomic scaffold, sHemAka1.3 Scf000049, whole genome shotgun sequence DNA encodes these proteins:
- the LOC140721003 gene encoding NACHT, LRR and PYD domains-containing protein 3-like, whose product MDADRSSEISAFLSHCVDHQLFQLTKFYRDRLEQAIEEGVEELGLMLTGEDHFTGREHHSVTELAEKGNRAGASELLLDLVMEKGSGARRVMWESFVKLHHHLPKLNRILKEIQERGDAQFAYMDTERGLSEVPTHLKGVQRKHKETLRAQTEELRVNTILMSEKENVFQLVDRYAELTVISTVRDRRLVEHELLARGRIHEEWREKHLRRELEKIRIAHLFQSNDSHRFRDKMKKLFTPPRSGCSAAVAGVPGIGKTTMVQKIVYDWATGKIYEQFQFVFSFKFRDLNSINCRINLRELILDHYPYFRNILRKVWKNPEGLLFIFDGLDEFKHRIDFADSRRDTETKQQCPDPESWCEVSDIVYSLIQGKLLPGCSVLVTTRPTALHLLEKAEISVRAEILGFVGEERKEYFIRHFEDQTVSAAVFKHVKENEILYTMTYNPSYCWILALVLGPFFTQNVTGTQRIPNTITQLYSYYIYSILKNHGREIENPRDVLLRVGLMAFRGVSEKKIVFTGGDLINYDLQPSQFLSGFLMELLEREDSARSVVYTFPHLTIQEFVAAVAQFLNPHPGDILKSLSEAHNTTDGRFEVFLRFVAGLSSPMAARGLEDFLGPFPHATTCRVIDWVKEEFQRQSGITESEAGKRSLLNTLHYLFESQNSGLAQATLGSVETLSFSGMTLTPIDCAVLSHVIGLCDTIKHLDLEKCNIQCEEIQRLVPGLHKCQELRVGRNELGDAGVKLVSAVLRNPECKIQKLWLNNVGLTDSGAEDLASALSTIPSLTELNLSENELGNSGVKLVSAVLRNTECKIHSADKHWGFVPSPVSLCSSPSLSLMSRLFSVGLTDSGAEDLVSALITTRSLTDLDLSVNKLGDSGVKLVSEALKNPECKIQKLWLSGVRLTDSGVEDLVSAIITNGLLTRLNLGSNWLTDRSVPALRRLILAVPSLERIVLVKNRFSQTGEKELRALQEPRPGLSVVFDHRNM is encoded by the exons ATGGACGCAG ATCGGAGCTCTGAAATCTCCgccttcctgtcacactgtgtcGATCACCAACTGTTCCAGTTGACGAAATTCTATCGGGACcgactggagcaggcgattgaggagggtgtggaggaACTCGGCCTCATGTTAACAGGCGAGGATCATTTCACGGGACGGGAGCATCAC AGCGTGACTGAGCTCgcagagaagggaaaccgagcgggcgcttccgaactcctcctggatctggtgatggagaagggctccggggcccggagggtgatgtgggaatcctttgtgaaactacacCACCATTTACCGAAGCTTAACAGAATATTGAAGGAAATACAGGAACGTG GTGATGCGCAGTTCGCCTACATGGACACCGAGCGGGGTTTATCTGAAGTGCCCACACACCTAAAAG GCGTTCAgaggaaacacaaggagactctgcgcgCACAGACGGAagaactgagagtgaacacgatcctgatgagcgAGAAGGAGAACGTTTTCCAGCtagttgatcgatacgctgagctcacggtcatttctactgttcgagatcggagactagTGGAACATGAattgctggcaagaggcagaatccacgaggaatggagagagaaacatctccgcAGAGAGCTGGAGAAAATCCGCATTGCTCATTTGTTTCAGAGCAATGACTCACATCGTTTTCGAgacaaaatgaagaaattatttaCACCACCGAGGTCCGGGTGTTCTGCAGCTGTGGCCGGAGTCCCAGGGATCggaaaaacaacaatggtacaaaagattgtttatgactgggctaCGGGAAAAATATACGAACAATTCCAATTTGTCtttagtttcaaattccgggatttaaactccattaattgcagaataaacctgagagaactgattctggatcactATCCTTACTTTAGGAATATCCTGAgaaaggtctggaagaacccagagggattgctgtttatatttgatggtttggatgaattcaaacacagaatcgattttgctgacagtcggagagacacAGAAACCAAGCaacagtgcccagatcccgagtcgTGGTGTGAAGTCTcggatattgtgtacagtttaatccagggcaagctgctcccagggtgttcagtgctggtgaccacccgccccactgcgttacatttattggaaaaggcagagatcagtgtccgggctgaaatcctgggatttgttggtgaggaacggaaggaatatttcatcaggcattttgaagatcagacggtgtcagcagctgttttcaaacacgtgaaagagaacgagatcctgtacactatgacctacaacccctcctactgctggatcctcgctctagTACTGggacccttcttcacacaaaatgTCACGGGCACGCAGCGAATTCCCAACACCATCACCCAACTATATTCCTACTATATATAcagcatcctgaaaaaccacggccgtgagattgagaaccctcgtgatgtgttactcagagTTGGTCTGATGGCCTTTAGAGGAGTGTCCGAAAAGAAAATTGTGTTTACAggtggagatttgatcaactacgaCCTGCAGCCTTCCCaattcctgtccgggttcctaatggagcttttggagagagaagattctgcccggagcgtggtgtacacattcccacacctcaccatccaagagtttgtagctgcagtcgcacaattcctgaatccacatcccggggatatcctgaaatccctcagtgaagcccacaacacgacagatgggcgattcgaggtatttctccgttttgttgctggtctctcctccccaatggcagctcggggcctggaggactttctgggtccatttcctcatgcaacaacctgccgggtgattgactgggtgaaggaggagtttcAACGCCAAAGTGGAATcacagagagtgaagctggtaaaaggagcctcctgaacacattgcactacctgtttgagtctcagaatagtggactggctcaggccaccctgggatctgtggaaacactttcattcagtggaatgacactgaccccgattgactgcgctgtcctgtctcatgtcatcggactctgtgatacaataaaacacctggACCTGGAGAAAtgcaacattcagtgtgaagaaaTCCAGCGGCTGgtacccgggctgcacaagtgccaggagttgag AGTTGGGCGCAATGAACTGGGAGAtgcaggagtgaaactggtgtctgcggttctgaggaacccagagtgtaaaatacagaaactgtg gctgaacaatgtcggtctcacagattctggtgccgaggatctcgcctctgctctcagtacaatcccatcactgacggagctgaacctgagtgaaaATGAACTGGgaaattcaggagtgaaactggtgtctgcggttCTAAGGAACACAGAATGTAAAATACACAgtgcg gataaacactggggctttgtaccgtctcctgtctctctgtgttcttcaccctcactctctctcatgtcCAGGCTATtcagtgtcggtctcacagattctggtgccgaggatctcgtctccgctctcattACAACGCGATCACTCACGGATCTGGACTTGAGtgttaataaactgggagattcaggagtgaaactggtgtctgaggCACTGAagaacccagagtgtaaaatacagaaactgtg GCTGAGTGGTGTccgtctcacagattctggtgtcgagGATCTCGTCTCAGCTATCATTACAAACGGATTACTAACGCGGCTGAACCTGGGATCAAACTGGctcacagaccgatctgtccccgctcttcGTCGCCTTATACTGGCAGTCCCGAGTCTGGAGCGGATCGT gctggtgaAGAATCGGTTCAGTCAAACCGGGGAGAAGGAACTGAGGGCTCTCCAAGAACCCAGACCAGGACTGAGCGTGGTATTTGACCATCGGAATATGTGA